A part of Neovison vison isolate M4711 chromosome 8, ASM_NN_V1, whole genome shotgun sequence genomic DNA contains:
- the FAM136A gene encoding protein FAM136A, with protein sequence MAEMQQLRVQEAVDSMVKSLERENIRKMQGLMFRCSASCCEDSQASMQQVHQCIERCHAPLAQAQALVTSELEKFQDRLARCTMHCNDKAKDSIDAGSKELQVKRQLESCVTKCVDDHMHLIPTMTKKMKESLLSIGK encoded by the exons ATGGCGGAGATGCAGCAGCTGCGGGTACAGGAGGCGGTGGACTCCATGGTGAAGAgtctggagagagagaatatcaggAAGATGCAG ggcctcATGTTCCGGTGCAGTGCCAGCTGTTGTGAAGACAGCCAGGCGTCCATGCAGCAGGTGCACCAGTGCATTGAACGCTGCCATGCGCCTCTGGCTCAAGCCCAGGCCCTGGTGACCAGTGAGTTGGAGAAGTTCCAG GACCGCCTTGCCCGATGCACCATGCATTGCAATGACAAAGCCAAAgattcaatagatgcaggaagTAAAGAGCTTCAGGTGAAGCGGCAGCTGGAGAGTTGTGTGACCAAGTGTGTGGATGACCACATGCACCTCATCCCGACCATGACCAAGAAGATGAAGGAGTCTCTCTTGTCCATTGGGAAATAG